The segment ATGTGGCAGGATTGCTTTCAAAAGATATTGAGAATTACGGTTTGCTCAAGGTGACCAAGGAAGGAAGGAAGTTCCTTGAGAAACCCACCTCCTTCATGCTTACGAAAGACCATGACTTTGAAAATCCGGATGACGATGATGAAGAGGCAATTGTTGCAGGCGGAGGAGGGCAGGCAGGCGGAGCGCTTGACCAAACGCTTTACAAAATGCTGAAAGATTTGGTGAAGCAGGTTGCCAAAAAAGAAAAACTCCAGCCCTGGATTATTTTTCAGGAGACTTGCCTTTCTGAAATGACCATAAATTATCCTACCACGGTGGATGAAGTGGCGCGGATTTCAGGCGTGGGACCCGGCAAGGCGCAGCGCTATGGAAAACCTTTTGCCGATATGATTGCCAGGTATGTGAAGGAAAATGAAATTGAACGCCCGCAGGATCTGATAGTGAAATCCACAGTGAACAAATCGGGGCTCAAAGTTTTTCTCATCCATAATATTGACCGTAAACTCAGTCTGGAAGATATTGCCGATGCAAAAGGACTCACCATGAAACAGCTCATTGGCGAACTCGAAGCCATTGTATCCGCAGGCACGCGCGTGAACATTACCCATTACATTGACCAGGTGATTGACGATGACCAGCAGGATGCCATTTACGAATATTTCAGCAACGCTTCTTCCGACTCAGTGGCGGAAGCCATGAAAAAATTAGGCGAAGATGAATTTGACGAAGAAGATGTGCGCCTCATGCGCATTAAGTATATCTCTGAGGTGGGGAATTGATTTACCCCGTTGGATAACTTTGTATCCTACGGGGTTTACCTCTGCACAACAATCTTTTTCGCAACTACTCCCTCTGCAGTTTTTATCTGTACAAAATAAATCCCTTGCCCCAGCCCTGAAGGGAGAGAGACAACAACACTTTCCCCTTTAGGGGAGAGATGGAGAGGGGTTATTTCTTCCCCCAGCACATTCATAATTTCAACTCCTGTAATCTTTTCTGAGGATTGAAAGGTAAACACTCCGCTTGTTGGGTTAGGAGAAATAGTATAATCAGTTTGTGAAGATAATAGATCAACAGCATTAAGACAACTCACAGTTGCAGTAGTAGTATTTGTACAACTATTAGTATCTGTAATTGTAGTTGTGCTGCCTCCATTGCTCCATGAATAAGAATAAGGAGAAGTGCCAACTCAATCCCAAGCGTCTCCAACTCAATATTAAGCATCTCCATGCTTAACACAGTTCACTCGGTCGTTAGCATAGCCCTCTCCGACCTTAACATAGGCATCTCGGTTATTAGCATAGTCCGCTAAGTCAATGGATATCCGTTTGAATCTGCTCCCGCCCTTTCACGCCATCGCCATTTCCCTTTTAGAAGCCAGAGAAAACTCTTTTCTCAGCGCATCCACATAATTCAATTCTTCCCAGGGGAAAAGTTTCACCTTCACTTTCTTCTCGGTCTTTTTTCCCGCGTTAAAAGTTTTGGTCACTTCCACCGTTTCTCTTCCCATGTGTCCGTATGAGGCGGTTTCAAAATAAATAGGAGAGCGCAGATTAAACCGCTGCTCAATGGAGTAGGGGCGCATGTCAAAAACTTTCAGGATTCGTTTTGCAATTTCGCCATCGTTCATTTTCACTTTGGAGGTTCCGTACGTAGTCACATTCAGTCCTACCGGCTGAGCCACACCGATTGCGTAAGCAACCTGCACCAGCACTTCATCGCAGATTCCGGCAGCCACCATGTTCTTGGCAATGTGGCGTGTTGCATAAGCGCCTGAGCGGTCAACCTTAGAAGGGTCTTTGCCGGAGAAAGCGCCACCGCCATGCGCGCCTTTTCCTCCATACGTATCCACAATAATTTTTCTGCCGGTCAATCCTGTATCTCCGTGCGGACCTCCAATCACAAATTTTCCTGTGGGATTAACGTGATAAATTATTTTGTTGCTGAACAATGCCTGCACGCGCTTCGGTAGTTTTGCCTTCACGCGCGGAACAAGAATGTTGATCATGTCATCTTTTATCTTCGCCAGCATTTTTTCGTCCTGGTCAAAATCATCGTGCTGTGTTGAAACCACAATAGTGTCAATCCGCACGGGCTGGTTCTTGTCGTTGTATTCGATAGTTACCTGCGATTTTGCATCGGGGCGGAGATATTTCATGGTCTTGCCTTCTCTGCGGATGGCGGAAAGTTCGCGGAGCAACGTGTGTGCGAGTTCCAGCGGAAGAGGCATGTAATTATCTGTTTCACGGCAGGCATATCCGAACATCATCCCCTGATCGCCAGCGCCCTGCTCTTCTTTTTTC is part of the Bacteroidota bacterium genome and harbors:
- a CDS encoding T9SS type A sorting domain-containing protein; protein product: MSCLNAVDLLSSQTDYTISPNPTSGVFTFQSSEKITGVEIMNVLGEEITPLHLSPKGESVVVSLPSGLGQGIYFVQIKTAEGVVAKKIVVQR
- a CDS encoding methionine adenosyltransferase → MSYLFTSESVSEGHPDKVADQISDALIDHFLAYDSQSKVACETLVTTGQVVLAGEVKSDAYLDVQEIAREVIRKIGYTKSEYMFEANSCGIFSSIHEQSPDINQGVVRKKKEEQGAGDQGMMFGYACRETDNYMPLPLELAHTLLRELSAIRREGKTMKYLRPDAKSQVTIEYNDKNQPVRIDTIVVSTQHDDFDQDEKMLAKIKDDMINILVPRVKAKLPKRVQALFSNKIIYHVNPTGKFVIGGPHGDTGLTGRKIIVDTYGGKGAHGGGAFSGKDPSKVDRSGAYATRHIAKNMVAAGICDEVLVQVAYAIGVAQPVGLNVTTYGTSKVKMNDGEIAKRILKVFDMRPYSIEQRFNLRSPIYFETASYGHMGRETVEVTKTFNAGKKTEKKVKVKLFPWEELNYVDALRKEFSLASKREMAMA